The proteins below come from a single Zhouia spongiae genomic window:
- a CDS encoding RNA polymerase sigma factor → MGKVLKHNNNVTVNSAFDALYTKYWEPLFLYACKISGSKELSQDIVQEVFFSLWQHQHISDIKNIEGYLFQSVKYQVFKSYRDKRFDTLQLNEDFEAYLIDQIEGDTNEEVSNSILLKLLDGLPEKRKEIVYLNKFQGLSVSEIAKELDISSQTVKNQLHRALKHLKTSLKEVYFFFF, encoded by the coding sequence GTGGGTAAAGTGCTGAAACATAATAACAATGTTACTGTAAATTCTGCTTTTGATGCGCTGTATACAAAATACTGGGAACCTCTTTTCTTATATGCCTGCAAAATTTCCGGATCTAAAGAACTTTCTCAAGATATAGTTCAGGAAGTGTTCTTCTCGTTATGGCAGCATCAGCATATTTCGGATATTAAGAATATTGAAGGGTATCTTTTTCAAAGCGTTAAGTATCAGGTTTTTAAATCATATAGAGACAAGAGGTTTGATACGTTACAGTTAAATGAAGATTTTGAAGCTTACCTTATAGACCAGATTGAAGGAGATACAAATGAAGAAGTTTCAAATAGTATCTTGTTGAAACTCCTGGACGGACTACCCGAAAAAAGAAAGGAGATCGTTTATCTCAATAAATTCCAGGGACTATCGGTATCTGAGATTGCCAAAGAGCTGGATATATCTTCGCAAACGGTGAAAAACCAGCTTCACCGGGCCTTAAAACACTTAAAAACATCACTGAAAGAAGTGTATTTTTTCTTCTTCTGA
- a CDS encoding FecR family protein — MEQRKKLLLTELIEKYNNQMLSDEEEQVLVQFLETYRRPQEWDAELGDKEKVKRTIQTRLYQRINKTKKNNYRIYAIAASLALLVGLLIFVKNYNGRTGATMIMAHTESQIDSLMLEDGSTVFLNKHTSFEYPAHFNGATRAVRLVKGSAFFKVAKDSSKPFIITSGDLKTKVLGTSFSITNIDSVLNVTVSTGKVNVSTEKENHDLLPDEQVYFDKSDMRLLKRRVNPDVYSGWRYHDVNYDNISLEELSTVVELRYGLPFHFDQPHLKQQKVKVSFLKGDTLESVIRKLNFITNVKLKIKENVINVTTDEPKIKKSSGLWQQTRTKSALNES, encoded by the coding sequence ATGGAACAAAGAAAAAAACTTCTCTTAACGGAGTTAATAGAAAAATATAATAACCAGATGCTCTCCGATGAAGAAGAACAGGTTTTGGTACAGTTTCTGGAAACCTATAGAAGGCCACAGGAATGGGATGCAGAATTGGGAGACAAGGAAAAAGTAAAACGAACTATTCAGACCCGTCTATATCAAAGAATAAATAAAACGAAAAAGAATAATTATAGGATATATGCCATAGCAGCGTCGCTGGCATTGCTGGTAGGTTTATTGATCTTCGTAAAAAATTACAATGGAAGAACCGGTGCAACAATGATAATGGCTCATACCGAAAGTCAAATCGATTCTCTGATGCTGGAAGACGGAAGTACCGTTTTTTTAAATAAGCACACAAGTTTTGAATATCCCGCACATTTCAACGGAGCGACCAGGGCCGTCAGGCTTGTAAAGGGCAGTGCTTTTTTTAAGGTAGCGAAAGATAGCAGTAAGCCTTTTATAATTACTTCCGGAGATTTAAAAACAAAGGTGTTGGGAACTTCCTTCAGCATCACAAATATCGATAGCGTTTTAAATGTGACGGTAAGTACCGGAAAGGTAAACGTCAGTACCGAAAAAGAAAATCACGATTTACTCCCGGACGAACAGGTTTACTTTGATAAATCAGATATGCGCTTGTTAAAACGAAGGGTGAACCCGGATGTTTATTCAGGTTGGAGGTATCATGATGTTAATTACGATAATATCTCTTTGGAAGAACTGTCTACCGTTGTCGAGCTACGCTATGGCCTGCCTTTTCATTTTGATCAGCCCCACTTAAAACAGCAGAAAGTAAAAGTATCATTTTTAAAAGGAGATACGCTTGAATCCGTAATCAGAAAACTCAACTTTATAACCAATGTTAAACTTAAAATAAAAGAAAATGTAATCAACGTAACCACCGACGAACCCAAGATCAAAAAAAGTTCAGGCCTGTGGCAGCAGACCCGAACGAAATCAGCATTAAATGAATCGTAA
- a CDS encoding SusC/RagA family TonB-linked outer membrane protein: MKFIKQKNAILRFFVFLVLNTSVFAAANNSMGVGSKVSINVNNATLGKIFSLLEEKTKLHFNYGEEILHDSRTFSVAYSGIPLESVLDDIASKAALSYNINGTTVLIKKNAGSSSSPQQQTIKGTVTDMSGQPMPGANVMQKGTTNGVATDFDGNFSIDITGAKAVLVVSYIGYITKEVPAPASGNITIQLSEDAQGLDEVVVTALGITRSEKKIGYSTQDIELATIEEVVAPNVGNLFTGQVAGMQVTNPTGLFQAPEFSLRGKKPLIVIDGIPVETDFFDISSNDISNVNVLKGTTASALYGSRGRNGAILITTKNASKEGLEVSFSQSTLVTAGFTVFPETQTEYGNGSNGKYEFWDGKDGGISDGDMIWGPKFEPGVMVPQWNSPIKDNVTGEIIPWWGDVSDTQYDDKSRYSRVATPWKYHNNLKDFLELGYIATTDFAIAHKGEKGSFRISGNYSNQKGRVPNTNLKSGGLTFKSTTKLTDRLTLDSKLAYNKVYSPNYPRYGYGPKNHMYTILIWMGDDVNGRDQRKHLYIPGQEGYRQANWNYAWYNNPYFAAYELNQEYDANLINSQLKLNYKVTDEINLQARGSAVIKDIFEDRESPKSYLNYGDPREGDYKTWNQERTTVDMDFLATYNKEFSDNFGLNFNLGTSTFYRKYQQEYNATDGLIVPFVYSLNNTRGNVKGETYLEEKKINSAYATMELSIYDALFLNFAARNDWSSTLPKENRSYFYPSFSASTIVSNYVTMPKGIDYLKLFGSWAEVSSDLNPYQIASFYDNNGTFGSTTKLTYPGGIINPNIEPEKSTSFELGTSASFIDGRIKLDFTYYNVIDTNQIIDLPTSVASGFQNRKVNGNEYTTNGYEVVLKATPVRNDNFRWDVLTNWSKREKKLTEIYGGQDRYGDLYLNDRADSYYATVWQKSPDGQVILNDNALPVRDNYKQNLGNKAPDWILGLQNSFKYKNMSLDVGIDGSWGGLMRSLSVEKMWWGGKHPNSTLYRDAEYAAGAPVYVPEGVQIVSGELVRDPNGNVISDNRVFKDNTTAVSWQTWSQNYPYRAQVTEEENKTFANVFDRTFFKLRSVTFKYDFTELLKLKGIKHIDMSLNGYNLLIWKKADIIDPDYGNDDNLQDPSSRYIGMGINMKF, from the coding sequence ATGAAATTTATAAAGCAAAAGAACGCAATACTCCGGTTCTTTGTATTTTTAGTTCTGAACACCTCTGTTTTTGCAGCAGCGAATAACAGTATGGGTGTAGGCTCAAAAGTAAGCATTAATGTGAACAATGCTACCCTTGGGAAAATATTTTCCCTTCTTGAAGAAAAAACAAAATTACACTTTAATTATGGAGAAGAGATTCTGCATGACTCCAGAACATTTTCTGTAGCCTACAGCGGAATTCCTTTAGAATCAGTTTTAGACGATATAGCTTCAAAAGCAGCATTGTCCTATAATATTAACGGTACCACGGTATTGATAAAAAAGAATGCCGGAAGTTCATCTTCCCCACAGCAACAAACTATAAAAGGTACCGTAACAGACATGTCCGGACAGCCAATGCCGGGAGCCAATGTAATGCAAAAAGGAACCACAAATGGGGTGGCGACAGATTTTGACGGTAATTTTAGCATAGATATTACCGGTGCTAAAGCCGTATTAGTCGTTTCTTATATCGGGTATATCACTAAGGAGGTGCCGGCTCCTGCTTCCGGAAATATTACCATACAGCTGTCGGAAGATGCCCAGGGGCTGGATGAAGTTGTAGTAACAGCTCTGGGAATTACCAGGTCAGAAAAGAAGATCGGATACTCAACCCAGGATATTGAGTTAGCTACTATAGAAGAAGTAGTAGCGCCAAATGTCGGGAACCTGTTTACCGGACAGGTGGCAGGGATGCAGGTAACCAACCCTACAGGACTTTTTCAGGCACCGGAATTTTCGCTGCGTGGAAAAAAACCTCTAATCGTAATCGACGGGATTCCTGTTGAAACCGATTTTTTCGATATCTCTTCAAACGATATTTCTAACGTGAATGTTCTTAAAGGAACAACAGCATCGGCGTTATACGGATCGAGAGGTAGAAACGGAGCCATACTCATCACTACCAAAAATGCCAGTAAAGAAGGCCTGGAAGTTTCTTTCTCCCAAAGCACATTGGTAACAGCAGGATTTACGGTATTTCCTGAAACCCAGACCGAATACGGAAACGGATCTAACGGAAAATACGAATTCTGGGATGGAAAAGACGGAGGTATCTCAGACGGTGATATGATCTGGGGGCCAAAATTTGAGCCCGGAGTAATGGTTCCGCAATGGAACAGTCCGATAAAAGATAATGTTACAGGAGAAATAATCCCTTGGTGGGGAGACGTTTCAGATACACAATACGACGATAAGTCAAGATATTCAAGAGTTGCAACCCCCTGGAAATACCATAATAACCTTAAAGACTTTTTAGAATTAGGATATATCGCAACTACAGATTTTGCAATAGCTCATAAAGGAGAGAAGGGGTCGTTTAGAATTTCAGGGAATTACAGCAACCAGAAAGGAAGAGTTCCCAATACCAATTTAAAAAGTGGTGGATTGACCTTTAAATCTACGACGAAACTCACCGATCGCCTTACCCTGGACAGTAAACTGGCCTATAATAAGGTGTATTCTCCTAACTATCCGCGATACGGGTACGGCCCAAAAAACCATATGTACACCATTTTAATCTGGATGGGAGACGATGTAAATGGTAGAGACCAGCGTAAACATCTGTATATCCCGGGACAAGAAGGATACAGACAGGCAAACTGGAATTATGCCTGGTACAATAACCCTTATTTTGCTGCTTATGAATTAAATCAGGAATACGACGCCAACCTGATCAACAGTCAATTGAAATTAAATTACAAGGTGACGGACGAAATAAACCTGCAGGCAAGAGGATCGGCAGTGATTAAAGATATTTTTGAAGATCGCGAAAGTCCGAAGTCTTACCTTAACTATGGAGATCCGCGCGAAGGAGACTATAAAACATGGAATCAGGAAAGGACTACGGTAGATATGGATTTCCTGGCTACCTATAATAAGGAGTTCAGCGATAATTTCGGATTGAACTTTAACCTGGGAACATCGACTTTCTACAGAAAATATCAGCAGGAATACAATGCTACCGACGGATTGATCGTACCTTTTGTTTACAGCCTGAACAATACCCGGGGTAATGTAAAAGGAGAGACCTATCTGGAAGAAAAAAAGATAAACAGTGCCTATGCTACCATGGAATTGAGTATTTATGATGCCTTGTTCCTGAACTTTGCTGCCCGTAACGACTGGTCTTCAACCTTACCAAAAGAGAACAGGTCATACTTTTATCCATCGTTTTCGGCAAGTACCATTGTTTCTAATTATGTAACAATGCCTAAAGGAATTGATTATTTGAAGTTATTTGGTTCATGGGCTGAGGTTTCCAGCGATTTGAACCCTTACCAAATTGCTTCTTTTTATGATAATAACGGAACCTTTGGGTCAACCACAAAGCTTACATACCCAGGAGGTATTATAAATCCGAATATTGAACCGGAAAAGTCAACCTCTTTCGAATTGGGAACTAGTGCTTCTTTTATAGACGGGCGTATAAAACTAGACTTTACCTATTATAACGTAATCGATACAAATCAGATTATCGACCTGCCAACATCGGTAGCCTCCGGTTTTCAAAACAGAAAAGTAAACGGAAATGAGTATACAACCAATGGTTATGAAGTAGTGCTGAAAGCAACACCGGTAAGGAATGATAACTTTAGGTGGGATGTACTGACTAACTGGAGTAAGCGCGAAAAGAAACTGACTGAAATATACGGCGGTCAAGATCGATATGGCGACTTGTATTTAAACGATAGAGCAGATAGCTATTACGCTACTGTTTGGCAAAAATCTCCGGACGGACAAGTAATCTTAAACGATAACGCACTTCCGGTAAGAGATAATTACAAGCAAAACCTTGGAAATAAAGCACCTGACTGGATTCTGGGGCTTCAGAACAGCTTTAAATATAAAAACATGTCCCTCGACGTTGGTATCGACGGATCGTGGGGAGGTCTAATGAGATCCTTATCAGTTGAAAAAATGTGGTGGGGAGGTAAACACCCGAACTCAACCCTGTATCGCGATGCTGAATATGCAGCAGGAGCACCTGTATATGTGCCTGAAGGAGTACAGATCGTAAGCGGAGAATTAGTAAGAGATCCAAACGGAAATGTAATATCTGATAATCGCGTGTTTAAAGATAATACTACAGCAGTAAGCTGGCAGACATGGAGCCAGAACTATCCTTACAGAGCTCAGGTCACTGAAGAAGAAAATAAAACGTTTGCCAATGTGTTTGACAGAACTTTCTTTAAGTTGAGATCTGTTACGTTTAAATACGATTTTACGGAACTTTTAAAACTGAAAGGGATCAAACATATCGATATGAGCCTTAACGGATATAACCTGTTAATCTGGAAGAAAGCAGATATTATAGATCCGGATTACGGAAATGATGATAACCTTCAAGATCCATCATCAAGATACATAGGAATGGGAATCAACATGAAATTCTAA
- a CDS encoding SusD/RagB family nutrient-binding outer membrane lipoprotein has product MKKIKIFLMCLGAGTAIGCSDLSDINENPNNVSATHPQLLLTEAAYRAFQVEGTGPMYASRMLVQTDGENNYQYYNWNQGSFDDYNRLRDITKMMEEANRIESNTYKALAKFLRSYYFFNLTLTFGDVPYSDALKGESEQVYTPVYDTQKDVFTGILKELEEANNLLRDNNEIIAGDIIYHGDPAKWRKLINVFRLKVLLTLSGKVSDTELNVSNTFASIFNNQPRIESNDDNGQLVFIDQDGSRYTEFNSSSYGSGMYMDSTFVKSLQDRKDPRLFIFCTTTKNAKEAGLGEDDFNAYEGGNPLAPYAEVNDKAARGDVSKVNLRYSTDPTTEPHNILSYSETEFILAEAALRGWIASDAKMHYENGVKASFEFYNDYAKGYASYVDSQSAENYLSEPLVSFDNATTYEDQLALIITQKYLTSFLQSGWRAYFDQLRTGYPEFIYNNGSTPPTRWIYPQSEYIQNTENVSEAITRQFGGGNDKIRETPWWLQ; this is encoded by the coding sequence ATGAAAAAGATTAAAATATTTTTAATGTGTCTGGGAGCTGGTACAGCCATCGGATGTAGTGACCTTTCAGATATCAACGAAAATCCAAATAATGTAAGCGCTACACACCCGCAGTTATTACTTACAGAAGCAGCGTATCGTGCATTCCAGGTAGAAGGTACAGGGCCTATGTACGCATCGCGTATGTTGGTACAAACGGACGGAGAGAATAATTACCAGTACTATAACTGGAATCAGGGAAGCTTTGACGATTATAATCGCCTTAGAGATATTACCAAAATGATGGAAGAGGCCAATCGTATTGAAAGTAATACCTATAAAGCACTGGCTAAATTTCTCAGGTCGTATTACTTCTTTAATTTGACCCTTACATTTGGAGATGTTCCTTATTCAGATGCATTAAAAGGAGAATCAGAACAAGTATATACCCCCGTTTATGATACTCAAAAAGATGTCTTTACAGGAATACTCAAAGAACTAGAAGAGGCCAATAACCTTTTAAGAGATAATAATGAAATCATAGCAGGAGATATTATCTATCATGGAGATCCCGCTAAATGGAGAAAACTTATTAACGTATTCAGGTTAAAAGTTTTATTAACCCTGTCCGGGAAAGTATCAGATACAGAACTAAATGTGAGTAATACCTTCGCAAGTATCTTTAATAATCAACCCAGAATAGAATCTAATGACGACAATGGCCAGTTGGTTTTTATAGATCAGGACGGAAGCCGTTACACAGAATTTAATTCAAGCAGTTACGGATCCGGAATGTATATGGACTCTACTTTCGTAAAAAGCTTACAAGACCGTAAAGACCCGAGATTGTTTATTTTCTGTACAACAACTAAAAATGCGAAAGAGGCAGGCCTGGGAGAAGACGACTTTAATGCCTATGAAGGAGGGAATCCCTTAGCCCCTTATGCAGAGGTAAATGACAAAGCAGCACGAGGAGATGTATCTAAAGTAAACCTTCGTTACAGTACCGATCCCACTACCGAACCACATAACATTTTAAGTTATTCCGAAACAGAATTCATTCTGGCCGAAGCAGCATTAAGAGGGTGGATAGCCTCTGATGCCAAAATGCATTACGAGAACGGAGTAAAAGCATCTTTTGAATTTTATAATGACTATGCAAAAGGATATGCCTCATATGTAGACTCACAAAGTGCTGAAAACTATTTATCAGAACCATTGGTGAGTTTTGATAATGCCACTACCTATGAAGATCAGTTAGCATTAATTATAACCCAGAAGTATCTGACATCTTTCCTTCAGTCGGGTTGGAGAGCCTATTTCGATCAATTACGAACCGGGTATCCTGAGTTCATATATAACAATGGATCAACACCTCCGACAAGATGGATCTATCCGCAGAGCGAATATATACAAAACACCGAGAACGTATCAGAAGCAATTACACGTCAGTTTGGAGGCGGAAATGATAAGATACGGGAAACACCTTGGTGGTTACAATAA
- a CDS encoding purple acid phosphatase family protein, with amino-acid sequence MRKILSISFTICACLFAKAQKIEIKPYLQDATPTSITIMWQTDKGEESIVEWGTTPKLKNKTKGEAFDINFTEARVHSVTLTGLKKFTEYYYRVKTQKAVSDTYQFKTPPFASDNESFNLVAMSDMQYDHNNPDKYGEIINEGILAYLEKEYSGNVPENLAMVLIPGDLVENGTKYHQWKDHFFKPSEKLFAEVPVYPAIGNHEGNSLFYFKYFSLPENGSPEYAEHWWYKDYGNTRILGLDSNKGYRDIKQQLEWLDKVLKETAQNKDIDFVFAQMHHPHKSELWIPGEEDFSGKVVEKLEKFTEESGKPSIHFFGHTHGYSRGQSKDHKHLWINVATAGGAIDNWGEFEGRDYDEFTVTQDEYGFVMIEVDPNQGDPKFTVKRISQGNQYQKKNNELTDSITVWKYTKEPHAPQALTPDKQEVTPNEITLKASQFKSDRKEAFHAASNWQISLTPDFQKPIVDNWKQFENWYYKENRQANDDLTDEKVYKLLKTGTTYYWRVRYRDQNLNWSPWSEVATFTTKERLD; translated from the coding sequence ATGAGAAAAATTTTAAGTATTTCCTTTACTATATGTGCCTGTCTTTTTGCCAAAGCACAAAAAATAGAAATCAAACCCTATTTACAAGATGCCACGCCAACCTCTATAACAATCATGTGGCAAACCGATAAAGGAGAAGAAAGTATCGTAGAATGGGGAACCACACCCAAGCTAAAAAATAAAACAAAGGGCGAAGCCTTTGACATTAATTTTACAGAAGCCAGAGTACATAGCGTAACATTAACCGGACTCAAAAAATTTACTGAATACTATTACAGGGTCAAAACCCAGAAGGCAGTATCAGACACATACCAGTTTAAAACACCACCCTTTGCATCAGATAACGAGTCGTTCAATCTTGTAGCAATGAGCGATATGCAGTACGATCATAACAACCCCGATAAATATGGAGAGATCATAAACGAAGGAATCCTGGCATATCTCGAAAAAGAATATAGCGGAAATGTGCCGGAAAACCTGGCTATGGTCTTAATTCCGGGCGACTTGGTTGAGAACGGTACGAAGTATCATCAGTGGAAAGATCATTTTTTCAAGCCTTCCGAAAAGCTGTTTGCCGAAGTGCCTGTTTACCCTGCAATCGGTAACCACGAAGGCAATTCGTTATTCTATTTCAAATACTTCAGCCTGCCTGAAAACGGCAGCCCCGAATATGCTGAACATTGGTGGTACAAAGACTACGGCAATACCCGGATATTAGGGCTCGATTCCAATAAAGGATATCGGGATATCAAACAACAACTGGAGTGGCTGGATAAAGTATTGAAAGAAACAGCCCAAAATAAAGACATAGATTTTGTTTTTGCCCAAATGCACCATCCGCACAAATCCGAATTATGGATTCCGGGAGAAGAAGACTTTTCAGGAAAAGTGGTAGAAAAACTTGAAAAATTCACAGAAGAATCAGGAAAACCAAGTATTCATTTCTTCGGTCATACACACGGATATTCCCGTGGGCAATCAAAAGACCATAAACACCTTTGGATTAATGTAGCAACAGCCGGGGGAGCCATAGATAACTGGGGAGAATTTGAAGGTCGGGATTATGATGAATTTACCGTTACCCAGGATGAATACGGTTTTGTGATGATTGAAGTAGACCCCAATCAAGGAGATCCTAAGTTTACAGTTAAAAGGATCAGCCAGGGCAATCAATATCAGAAAAAAAACAACGAATTAACAGACAGCATTACGGTCTGGAAATACACTAAGGAACCCCATGCCCCACAGGCATTGACTCCGGATAAACAAGAGGTAACCCCTAATGAAATAACCTTAAAGGCATCACAGTTTAAAAGCGACCGGAAAGAAGCTTTCCATGCAGCCTCGAACTGGCAGATTAGCCTGACCCCGGATTTTCAAAAGCCCATAGTAGATAATTGGAAGCAATTTGAAAACTGGTATTACAAGGAGAACAGGCAGGCAAATGACGACCTTACAGACGAAAAGGTCTATAAACTCCTTAAAACAGGAACAACCTATTATTGGCGTGTCAGGTACAGGGATCAAAACTTAAACTGGAGCCCCTGGTCTGAAGTAGCCACATTTACCACAAAAGAACGTTTAGATTAA
- a CDS encoding YegP family protein, protein MAKFEMYTDKRGEFRFRLKAANGQTILASEGYKTKASCNNGVESVRKNSQEDKRFERLVSKSGQPYFNLKAANGQVIGNSEMYTTESAMENGISSVKKNASEAVSEDLT, encoded by the coding sequence ATGGCAAAATTTGAAATGTATACCGATAAAAGGGGTGAATTCAGATTTAGATTAAAAGCGGCTAACGGGCAGACTATTTTAGCGAGTGAAGGCTATAAAACAAAAGCCAGTTGCAATAACGGAGTTGAATCGGTGCGTAAAAATTCGCAGGAAGACAAAAGGTTTGAACGGCTTGTGTCTAAAAGCGGACAACCGTATTTTAATTTAAAAGCAGCTAACGGTCAGGTTATCGGAAATAGTGAGATGTACACTACTGAAAGCGCTATGGAAAATGGGATTTCTTCTGTAAAAAAGAATGCTTCTGAAGCAGTATCAGAAGATTTGACATAA
- a CDS encoding LytR/AlgR family response regulator transcription factor encodes MNKLKKILNREVPFLSSVKNRLLLIGFVATYAILFIVLYEPFNINQWGSNYYWQFIIGGTVILFITQFGLRWLFKIKKFRYYGLFLWYVLEVILIAYVFYVLFGDELSAYKEKIKEYLLTFRYTGLVMIVPYASFVWYMEHQYRLQGLKDRQEELIYASGKDSEEKLLTVMRENGHMALAVKYSQLVYIKSAGNYLEIFYLKGDKLTKELVRGSVKDFESKIIDSQHIIRVHRSYLININHLSSTKKTKKGYALIMRFVPEEVIPVSSSYKPAFENALK; translated from the coding sequence ATGAATAAACTAAAGAAAATACTGAATAGAGAAGTCCCCTTTTTAAGTTCCGTAAAGAACCGGTTATTATTAATCGGTTTTGTCGCTACCTATGCCATCCTGTTTATAGTATTGTATGAGCCCTTTAATATTAACCAGTGGGGCAGTAACTATTATTGGCAGTTTATTATCGGCGGTACGGTTATTCTTTTTATTACTCAATTCGGATTACGCTGGCTATTCAAAATAAAAAAATTCAGGTATTACGGGTTATTTTTATGGTACGTCCTCGAAGTAATCCTTATTGCCTACGTTTTTTATGTTTTGTTCGGAGATGAATTGTCTGCTTATAAAGAAAAAATAAAAGAATACCTGCTTACATTCAGGTATACCGGATTGGTAATGATTGTCCCTTACGCATCTTTTGTCTGGTATATGGAACACCAATACAGGTTACAGGGGTTAAAAGACAGGCAGGAAGAATTGATATACGCATCCGGTAAGGATTCCGAAGAGAAGTTGCTTACGGTGATGCGTGAAAACGGGCATATGGCATTGGCCGTTAAATATTCTCAATTGGTTTATATTAAGTCCGCCGGAAATTATTTAGAAATATTTTACCTCAAAGGCGATAAGCTCACAAAAGAACTGGTAAGGGGGAGCGTAAAAGATTTTGAATCGAAGATCATCGACAGTCAGCACATCATAAGGGTACACAGATCTTATTTAATAAATATAAACCATCTTTCCTCTACGAAGAAAACCAAAAAAGGCTATGCTCTGATAATGCGTTTTGTTCCCGAAGAAGTGATTCCTGTATCTTCATCCTATAAGCCTGCATTTGAAAATGCATTGAAATAG
- a CDS encoding cytochrome-c peroxidase, with the protein MNKKGIILKGVVFVFFTAALWWLLGSSARMESSYYEVPRLNCDCPPGFKLNENNECIAQNLYMAYTTNNDPGVGGLKTALPEIRDGFSPQQIDLGRYLFFDPVLSKDGTISCATCHDPKKGFSDGLAASIGMNGHELTRSAPSLWNVGYLKLLFWDGRAKSLEEQMKGPLFSEEEMANTPENLLKTLNGIKNYRMLFAEAFPGREKDNEITLDEIYKAITAFEASLISLNSKYDRYAHGYPQALNEKEIEGLNVFRSFVARCAECHTPPLFTNQQIAVIGSPEPDGKPLDPGAEVPYNDTTMRGGFKVPSLRNIEKTAPYMHSGNFATLRETVQFYTDGRGHAVPENETLRVHWHIWEPELTGYELDRLVDFLKTLTDESFIPEEPASLPSGLSNTNHNS; encoded by the coding sequence ATGAATAAAAAAGGGATCATTTTAAAAGGTGTGGTGTTTGTATTTTTTACAGCTGCGTTATGGTGGTTATTGGGTTCTTCTGCCCGAATGGAATCATCGTATTATGAAGTACCCCGGCTAAATTGCGATTGCCCGCCTGGTTTTAAGCTTAATGAAAACAACGAATGTATAGCCCAAAATCTATATATGGCCTATACGACCAATAACGATCCCGGGGTGGGAGGTTTAAAAACAGCCCTTCCTGAAATAAGGGATGGATTTTCTCCCCAGCAGATAGATCTGGGACGTTATTTATTCTTTGATCCGGTACTCTCAAAAGACGGAACCATTTCATGTGCCACTTGTCATGATCCTAAAAAAGGGTTTAGTGACGGCCTGGCAGCGAGTATTGGGATGAACGGACATGAGCTTACCCGATCGGCACCGTCATTATGGAATGTAGGTTATTTAAAACTATTATTCTGGGATGGGCGGGCAAAATCACTTGAAGAGCAAATGAAAGGGCCTTTATTCTCCGAAGAGGAAATGGCAAATACCCCGGAAAACCTACTGAAAACTTTAAATGGAATAAAAAACTACCGGATGTTGTTCGCAGAAGCATTTCCGGGCAGGGAAAAAGACAATGAGATCACCCTCGATGAGATATACAAGGCAATAACCGCTTTTGAAGCATCGCTGATCTCATTGAACAGCAAATACGATCGTTATGCACATGGCTACCCCCAGGCCCTGAATGAAAAGGAAATAGAGGGACTTAACGTCTTTCGCTCTTTTGTGGCTCGTTGCGCAGAATGTCATACGCCCCCTCTTTTTACCAATCAGCAAATAGCCGTTATAGGAAGCCCTGAACCAGACGGGAAACCTTTAGATCCCGGAGCAGAAGTTCCATATAACGATACAACCATGCGCGGAGGGTTTAAAGTACCCAGTCTTAGAAATATAGAAAAGACCGCTCCATATATGCATTCAGGAAACTTTGCCACTCTGAGGGAAACGGTACAGTTCTATACAGATGGCAGGGGGCATGCCGTTCCTGAAAATGAAACCTTGAGAGTTCACTGGCATATTTGGGAGCCGGAACTGACAGGCTACGAGTTAGATCGCCTGGTGGATTTCCTTAAGACGCTGACTGACGAATCATTTATCCCGGAAGAGCCTGCCTCACTCCCTTCCGGATTATCTAATACAAACCATAACTCATAA